One window of Bactrocera tryoni isolate S06 chromosome 2, CSIRO_BtryS06_freeze2, whole genome shotgun sequence genomic DNA carries:
- the LOC120768361 gene encoding uncharacterized protein LOC120768361 has translation MPKRKCKFLDTYTAEWSYMKKGKTDDTAYCSICGFDINIANGGKSSIQDHEKSAKHLSKITIDSCSKDISSFMVKKNTQLEHLIKVAEITSSYRIVNHHQSFSSLDCTTKLGAVLYPDSKIAAKQSNARTKATAIIKNVLAPHSVTEFTKILKDHVPFFLLSTDSSNHKAQKMFPQIIHYFTEKGLEIKLLKIQSLPNETSETITTYCIDALKTADIPLKNLTAFGADNTNANFGGRQRNGVTNVFYKMKSELGREIEGIGCSAHVLHNTISRATDVLSIDIKSVVLKIYKYFCIFTVRTERLKQFCENAQVIFNEILSHTRSRWLSLSPAIERILQLWIPLKELFEVEKGAAKVITDFFKNPLAELYFTFIHSQAFVIEKQIKKTRLTVMESI, from the coding sequence ATGCCAAAAAGAAAGTGCAAATTTTTAGACACCTACACAGCTGAATGGTCGTAtatgaaaaaaggaaaaactgaTGACACTGCGTATTGCTCGATATGTGGATTTGACATTAACATTGCAAATGGTGGAAAGTCAAGCATTCAAGATCATGAAAAAAGTGCTAAACATCtttcaaaaataacaattgATTCATGTTCAAAAGATATTAGTTCTTTTATGGTTAAGAAGAATACACAACTTGAGCATTTGATAAAGGTTGCTGAAATCACAAGCTCCTACAGAATTGTAAATCATCATCAATCATTCAGCTCATTGGATTGTACCACAAAACTGGGTGCCGTATTATATCCAGATTCAAAAATCGCCGCAAAACAATCGAACGCcagaacaaaagcaacagccATCATAAAGAATGTTTTGGCACCACATTCAGTTACGGAATTCACTAAAATACTAAAAGATCATGTTCCATTCTTTTTATTATCTACCGATTCGAGCAATCACAAAGCGCAGAAAATGTTCCCCCagataattcattattttacgGAGAAAGGgttggaaataaaattattaaaaatacagtCATTGCCAAATGAAACAtccgaaacaataacaacatactGCATCGATGCACTAAAAACAGCTGATATTCCACTAAAAAATCTTACGGCTTTTGGTGCAGACAACACAAACGCGAATTTTGGGGGCAGACAAAGGAATGGCGTAACTAACGTTTTTTACAAGATGAAATCCGAATTGGGTCGAGAAATAGAGGGCATTGGTTGTTCTGCTCATGTCCTCCACAACACTATTTCACGTGCTACAGATGTACTGTCAATTGACATTAAATCTGTTGTTTtgaagatatataaatatttctgcatCTTCACGGTTAGAACTGAACGATTGAAACAGTTTTGTGAAAACGCACAGGTAATATTTAACGAAATACTCTCCCATACAAGAAGTCGGTGGTTGTCACTTTCGCCTGCAATAGAGCGTATATTACAGCTTTGGATACCGCTCAAAGAATTATTTGAGGTTGAAAAAGGAGCAGCGAAAGTAATTActgacttttttaaaaatccgTTAGCAGAACTATATTTCACATTCATACACAGCCAAGCATTTGTAATtgagaaacaaataaaaaaaacgcgTCTCACTGTCATGGAAAGTAtctga